The following DNA comes from Candidatus Binatia bacterium.
CCTCGATCGTGTCGGTCATCCCCAGCTCCATCTTGGCGCAGAGGCAGAACTCCGGCTCGTTCGGGAAGTATTTCTCCCAGTACTTCGGCAGGAGGTCGTAGTCGGGGAAGTTGTGACGCTGCCAGTGAAGGACGGCGTCGTGGAACTTCTTGGGAAGCGTGGTCTGCTCGACGTTCATGCGCGTTCGGCCCGCCGTCCTCCGGCCATGTCCGCTCCCTTCATCGGGAGCTCGAGCGCGGTGAGCGGGGCGTTCACGAACCCCACCGCGCGGAGGAAGGAGGCCAGTTCCTCGTCCTTCTGGTCCACGATCGTGCGGAGCACCGTCGCCCCGCGGGCTTTCATGTTCTCGACCACGGCGTCGAAGAGCCGCCGGCCGATGGAGCGCCCCTGGTAGTCGGGGTCGACGCCGAAGCGCTCGATCCACCCGCTGGTCTCTTCGAGGCCGAATTCGCCGCCGCGCACGTCGGAGAACATGAATCCGACGACCCTCCCGTCCACCTCGGCCACGGGGCAGGCGTCGGCGTCGCGCCGGATGTAGTAGCCGACGCGCCGCTCCCAGACGTCGGGGCGGTAGATCCCGGTCAGGCGCTCGTCGATGGCGACGATCCGGGAGATATCCAGCTCGGAGAGGGAACGGATGCGGACCTGCCCCGGCGCGGCGTTCACCGCATCAGGATACACCGGCGCTCCGCTAGAAGCTACGGCGCCGCCGGGTTCCGGTCGAGACGCCGAGCACGCCGAAGAGGCCGCGCACCAGCTCGCGCCCGACCGCCCGGCCCAGCGGCGAGTTGATCGCCTTGCCGACCGCTTCCGCCATGTTCGGTGCCGGCGCGGCCGCGCGGCCGCGCCCGGCCGGAGCGGCGCTTCCGGCGGACGGTGCGGCGCCGGGCGCCTGCGCGCGCGCCTCGAGCAGCTCCCGGGCGCTCTCGCGGTCGACCGGCTTCCCGTACTCGGCCATGAGCGGCGACTGCTGGATCCGCTTCTCGCGCTCGGCCGGCGGGATCGGGGCCATCAGGCTCGAGGGCGGGATCATGCGCGTGGCGGCCACCGGCGTAGGCGTCCCGCGCTCGGAGAGCACGGTGACGAGGGCTTCGCCGATCCCGAGGGAGAGGATCGTCTTCGCGATGTCGTAGAACTCGGAACGCGGAAAGGTGTTCGCCGCGGCCTTGAGCGCCTTCTCGTCGTCGGGGGTGAAGGCGCGAAGCGCGTGCTGGACGCGGTTGCCCAGCTGGGCCAGCACGTCGTCCGGCACGTCCTTGGGGTTCTGCGTCACGAAGAAGACGCCCACGCCCTTCGAGCGGATCATCCGCACGGTCTGCTCCACCTCGCTCAGGAACGCCTTGCTCGCGTCCTCGAAGAGGAAGTGCGCCTCGTCGAAGAAGAAGACCAGCTTGGGCTTTGCGACGTCGCCCACCTCGGGCAGCTCGCGGTAGAGCGAGGCGAGGAGCCACATGAGAAAGGTGCTGAAGAGCGCCGGGTGGTCCTGGATGTCGTCCAGCTCGAGGAGGGTGACGATCCCCTTGCCCGAGGGATCGACGCGGAGCAGGTCCTGGACCTCGAACTCGGGCTCCCCGAAGAAACGGTCGGCGCCCTGCTGCTCCATCTCCACGATCTTCCGGAGCAGCACGCCGACCGTCGCCTTGGATAGTCCGCCGTACGACGCGAGCTCTCCCGCGCCTTCCCCGGCGAGGTACTGGAGCACCGCCTTCAAGTCGGCGAGGTCGAGGAGGAGCAGCTTCTGGTCGTCGCACAGCTTGAAGACCATGGCCAGGACGCTCTGCTGCGTCTCGTTCAACTGGAACGCGCGCGCGAGCAGGAGCGGACCGAACGACGACACGGTGGCGCGCAGCGGAACGCCGTTCTTCCCCGACAGCCCGACGAACTCGGCCGGAAACGCCGCGGGTTGGAACGTGACGCCAACCGCCTTCGCGCGCTCGAGCACCTTGGGGCTCGATTCGCCGGGAGCGGCGATCCCGCTCAGATCGCCCTTCAAGTCGGCGAGGAACACGGGCACGCCCTGGGCGGAGAGCTGCTCGGCCATGAGCTGGAGGGTTTTCGTCTTTCCCGTGCCGGTGGCGCCCGCGACCAGTCCGTGGCGGTTCATCATCGCGAGCGGCACGCGGACCGTGGCGCCGTCCACCACCGCGCCGTCCTTCATCGCCGCTCCGAGCTCGATCGACTCGCCCGAGAACGCGTAGCCCTTCGCGATCGTGTCCTTGAAATCGGCCGCCATGCCGCGATGCTGCCAGCGAACAGGGCGCGCGTCAATCGCGGGACACATCGCGCTTGCGCCCGGCGCGGCGCGTTCGTTAGAGTGCGCGAGCCGCGCGGCATTCTCCCGCGCCGCGCGACCACCCACTTGGAGGACTCCCGCCCGTGAACGCACGGATGCGCCGCCTGCTCGGCGCCGCCGCGATCGTGGCCGCCGCCGTGGCGAACGCCATCGCGCCAGGCTCCGCGAGCGCCGACGATCCCACCGGATGGATCGCGCCCGGAGGAGGCGAGCTCTGGATTCCCAACGAGCTCGGCGTCGAGCCGCATCATCCCATGTTCGGCGCGATCGCGGGGGTTGCCCTCTCGCGGTCCCTGGCCCTCGAGGCGCGCGGCATCTACGCGAAGTCGGAATCGGACTCCGGCGCGACCCTGAAGCTGCTCCACCTGAGCGGCGACTTCACCCTGTTCCTCCTCCAGGACCGCATCCAGCCCTATCTCATGGTGGGCGCCGGCGCCATGCACCTGGCTGGCGACAGCACGAGCGCGACCAAGCTCGCCTTGAACGGCGGGCTCGGCTTCCACATCCGCCTCAACGACCGGCTCGCGCTGCGCCTGGACGGCCGCGAGGTGGCCTACAAGGTGTTCGTGCCCAGTGAAAACGCAGAGAAGTACAAGCACGGCCCCGAGGCCTTCGCGTCGCTCTCCTTCGGATTCGGCGGCGCGGCCAAGGACAGCGATCGCGACGGCGTGCGCGATAAGGTCGACCGCTGCCCCGGCACGCCGCTCGGCGCCCGCGTGGACGCGTCCGGATGCCCGGTGGACAGCGACCAGGACGGCGTCCCCGACGGCATCGACCGCTGCGAGGGCACCCCGAAGGGCGCCGCCGTCGACGCGACCGGCTGCACGATGGACGCGGACCAGGACGGGGTTCCCGACGGCGTCGACCAGTGCAGCAACACGCCGGCCGGAGCGCGGGTCAACGCCACCGGCTGCCCGGTGGACACCGACAACGACACGGTTCCGGACGGCCTCGACCAGTGCGACGGAACGCCGGCGGGATGCATCGTGAATCCGAACGGCTGCCCCACCGACGCCGATCAGGACGGCGTCTGCGACGGCCTCGACAAGTGTCCCGACACGCCGGAGAACGCGCGCGTGGACGCGACCGGCTGCCCGATCACGGTCAGCTCCAAGGAGACGGAGCTGCTCGAGACCGGCATGATCCGACTCCAGAACGTGAACTTCGACACCGGCAAGGCGAAGATCCTGCCGGAATCGTTCGCCACGCTCGACGAGGTGGCCGACATCCTGGGCCGGTGGCCGGATCTGCGCATCGAGATTGCCGGACACACCGATTCGCGCGGCACCGACGCGCGGAACCTGGCCCTCAGCCAGGCGCGCGCCAGCGCGGTGCGCGACTATCTCGTGAACAAGTTCCCGGAGCTCAAGCCGGAGCAGTTCACCGCGAAGGGCTACGGCGAGACGCAGCCGATCGCGACGAACACGACCGCGCTGGGACGCGCCCGCAACCGGCGCGTGGAGTTCCGCGTACTGAACAAGGAGACGCTCCGAAAGGAATCGGAGAAGCGAGGGCTCGCCCCGAAGGAGTGATCCCCGCGGGCTGTGGTGCGGGGTGATGGGAGGGGGGTTCTCCGGGCCGGTGAAGGAACGCGAATCGCGCGGCGACGCGCGAGGATCGGTCCCGATCGGGAAGGGGCAAGGCGGGGCCGTGGCACTCTTGCACGGCCCCGCTGCCTTTTTCTCTGCTTTCGGGTTGGATGTCGACGGGGCTGGGCGAGGGGACTCTTCGGAAGGGGGTCGCTCCCGGCGTCTCGGCTCAGATCGGGGGCCAGCGGAATTCTTGCTTCCACTGACTCACCCGCGTGCGGACTCCGTCCAGGAAGGGCCCCCAGCGTTTGTCTTCGAAGAGCGGTGCGAAGAAGATCGGGTTCTCGTACAGGGACAGCGTGTCGTTGCCGAGAGCCACCGCGCGGTCGAGATGGCGGAACGCCGCATCCGGATCTCCCAGGTGGGCGCTAAGGGCGGCCATGTCCGCCGCCATATCCATGTCCACGGCCGCGTAGCGCTCGATGCGGGGAACGTAGGAGGCAGCGTCGGAGTTGCGGCCCACCTTGGCGAGGGCGAGGGCCACGTTCGCCATCATCGATCCGGTCCGGGGCGTCAGCGCTTCGGATTCGACTCGCTTCACCAGCTCCTCAGGCTGGTCCCCGAAGAGGAGCATGAAGAATTCGGGATTCCCCCGCGTCGAGGGGAACCTCGCCTGGGTCGCTTCATGTTCCTCGCGCGCCTCGCGGAGCCGGCCCGACATCGCCAGCAAACGAATGCGCATCCAGTACGGCCATGGCGTACTCGGATCGATCTCGGTTCCCCGCAGCGAGGCGGTCAGGGCCACGTCGATCATGTCGCACAAGCGGAACAGGTAGGAGAAGTAATGGGGCACGAACGGGTTGTTCGGAGCGCGCCCGTAGATCGCCGTGAAGCCGGCGTAGGCGTCGCGCTTGGCTCCGCGGGTCAGCCGCAGAGCAGCTCTCGCGAAGAGGGCTTGGAGATTCTCGGGATCGAGCGAGAGGGCCTGGGCCAGGGCGTGATCGGCCTTGGCGAACCAGATCGGGTCGGGATCGAAGCCGGCGTCGGTCAGGCCATGGTAGTAACTTCCCAGGAACCCCCAGGCGTCGGCGAACGCCGGATCGACCCGCACCGCCTCTTCGGCCAGCGCAATCCCCCTCCGAAACCCCTCCTCGCTCGACGAGCGCCACGCCTCCTGGCCCTTCAGGAGGAGGGCATACGCCTGCGGGGACGGTGCGTGGCTGTGGGCCCCTTTTGCCGGGGCCTGCTGCAGCCGCGCGGTCATCGCCTCCGCGATCCCGTGGGCCACCTGGTCCTGGACCTCGAAGATGTCGTCGAACTTGAGGTCCACCTTCCCCGCCCAGAGGGAGCGGCCCGTGGCCGTCTCCACCAGCCGAGCGGTCGCCCGGAACCGCTCGCCGAAGCGCTGGAACGAGGCGTCGAGCACGGCGCTCGTGTCCAGCTCGGTCCCGACGCGGCGCGGATCGACGGGCTGGTTGTGGTAGGAGGCGATGCTGCTCGTGGCGCGCACGATCAGGTCGGGCGATGAGGAGAGCCGCGTGATGACCGCGTCCGCGAGGCCGACGCCCAGGTAGCTCAGCTCCGGATCGCCCCCGATATTCTTGAACGGGAGCACGGCCAGCGTGCGCGGACCGGCGCCTTCTTCATCCAGCGGCGCCGCCGTGCCGCAGCCGCACTCCAGCGTCTCGAGATCGATGTCCATATCGTGGGCGGAGGCGTGCCGCCGGGTGGGATCCTTGGAGAGCGCCTTCGCCAGCACGAAGTCGAAATCCGCGGTGAGCGCGCGATTCACGCGCGAAGGCGCCTCCGGCGCTTCGTGCAGGATGCGATGCATCGTTTCGACCGCGGTGTTCGCCGCGAACGGATGACGACCCGTGAGCAGCTCGTAGAGGATCGAGCCGAGCGAGAAGAGATCGCTTGCCGGTCCGGCGGGCTGGCCGAGGACTTGCTCGGGCGACATGTACGGCGCGGTGCCGAGGATCGTTCCCGGCAACGTCGCTGTGCGCGCCGCGACGCCGGGCGTGACGCTCCGGGCCAATCCGAAATCCAGGATCTTCAAGAGACCGTCGGTGCGAACCATGATGTTCTCGGGCTTTAGGTCGCGGTGCACCAGCCCCGCCTGATGCGCGACGCCGAGCGCCGCGAGAGCCTGGCGCAGAAGATGGAGTACCTCCGAAGGAGAGCGTGAGCGACCGTGGGCCCACTCGCGCAGCGTGCATCCTTCAACCCGCTCCATGGCGACATACAAGGCGCCGTCCGCTTCGCCGAGATCGTGGATGGTGAGAATGTTCGGGTGATTGAGCGCGGAGGCCGCCCGCGCTTCGTGCAGAAGGCGCTCGCGCCGGTCCTTGTCCTGCGAAAACTCCGGCGGCAACACTTTCACGGCGACTCTCCGCCCGAGCGCGGGATCTTCGGCGAGGAAGACGCGTCCCATCCCGCCCTCGCCGAGCGGCTCGAGGACGCGGTAGCGGCCGAGCAGGGTGCCGATCATGGCGGGAGGATAGCACGGCGCCCCGCCGCTTTCGGGGCGGGGAAAATCACCCAATTCATCCGCGAAACGTGAAACGCAGGCTTGTGCAACTGACGTGATTTGGGTACGGTAGCGCTCTGGAAGGGAGCCCGGCGGTTCGGGGGGCGATAAGCCGAGCTCATCCTCCTTCCATCCACCCAGGCAAACACAGGAGCACGAGACTCGTTGGCTCACGACCGAACGAGGGCTCTCCGTTTTGCCATGATTCCGGCCATCCCCACCCGCGGCCGGGACATCGTCCACCCGTGCGCCCTTTCGGGCTGCTTCCGGCTCTACCGCGGACGATCGCCTCCGACATCACGCGCGGTCGAACTCGTTCGTGCCGGTGACGTCCCAACCCGAACGAAGCATCCCAGGAGGTCTCAGCATGAAGCGTCTTCTGTCCCTCGCTGCACTCGCATCCCTCGCCCTTCTCCTCACGGCTCCCCTCGCGCTTGCGGCAGGTGAGCCGGACGTCGGCCAGGGCCGATGGGCAACCGCCGAGAACGGCCGCATGGCCGACAACGGCGAGATCGTCTACCGCTGCGGCACCGACAACCGCATTTCGCACAATGCCCCCGACATGGCGCAGATCAACCGGTGGATCCAGGAAAACCGGGTGATGGCGGGCGGCGTGATTCCGGTGAATTTCCACGTCATCTACGACGGCTCGACCGGCAATGTCTCCGACGCTCAGATCGCGGCGCAGATCCAGGTCTTGAACCGCAACTACGCGGGACTGGACTACAACGGGAATCCGGTGGCCGGGGCGCAGAACACGGGTTACACGTTTGTTCTGGCGAGCGTCACCCGAACCAACAGTCGGCAATGGTTCAAGATGACCCCGGGCTCGCGCGTCGAGTCGCAGGCGAAGAACGCGCTCGCGGTCAACTGGACCAGCTCCCTCAACCTGTACACGGCGAAGCCGGGGCAGAATCTCCTCGGCTGGTCGACGTTCCCCTGGGATCTCTCCAGCAACGGCAAGATGGACGGCGTGGTGATCCACTACGCGTCGCTCCCGGGCGGCTCGCTCGCGCCCTACAACCTGGGCGGTACGGCGTCGCACGAGGTGGGGCACTGGGTCGGCCTCTATCACACGTTCCAGGGCGGCTGCGACGGCGGCAACTGCTCCGGTGGCGGCGACCAGGTCTGCGACACGCCGGGTGAGGCTTCGGCCACGTCGGGCTGCCCGAGCGGCAAGGACACCTGCCCCGAGGCGGGTCTCGATCCGATCCACAACTACATGGATTACTCGACGGACGCCTGCTACAACCAGTTCACGCCCGGCCAGGACGTCCGCGCGGACGCCATGATGGCCAACTACCGGCCGCTCATCGGCTCGGCGCGCATCGCCAACGCCGAAGAACTCCCGGTCACCGACTTCCGCGCCACCGAAGCGCACGGCCCCCGCGGCACCGACGCGGGTGACGTGGTCTATCGCTGCGCCACCGACGCCAAGGGCGCGAGCATGAAGGCGCCGAAGAAGTCCGACGTCGACCTCTACATCCAGCAAGGGCGCGTTGCGGCGGGCGGCGTGATTCCGGTCTACGTCCACGTGATCACGAGCGGCTCGAGCGGCAACGTCACCGACGCCCAGATCGCGGCCCAGATCCAGGTGCTCAACCGCAACTATGCCGGGCTCGACTACAACGGCAACCCGGTCGCGGGCGCGGTGAACACGGGCTACACGTTCGTGCTCGCAGGCACCGATCGCACCAGCAACCGCAAGTGGTTCACCATGACCCCGGGCTCGCGCAACGAGAAGCAGGCGAAGGCGACCCTCGCCAGGAACTGGACGAGCGCGCTCAACCTGTACACGGCCTCTCCGGGCCAGAACCTGCTCGGCTGGTCGACCTTCCCCTGGGATCTCTCCGCGAACGGGAACCAGGACGGCGTCGTGGTCCACTACGCGTCCCTTCCGGGCGGCTCGCTCTCCCCGTACAACCTGGGCGGCACCGCCTCGCATGAGGTCGGGCACTGGGTCGGCCTCTACCACACGTTCCAGGGCGGATGCGACGGCGGCAACTGCTCCGGCGCCGGCGATCTCGTCTGCGACACGCCGGGCGAGAACACGGCCACGTCGGGCTGCCCCAGCGGCAAGGACACCTGCCCCGAGGCCGGTCTCGACCCGATCCACAACTACATGGATTACTCGACCGACGCCTGCTACAACCAGTTCACGGCCGGCCAGGACTCCCGCGCCGACTTCATGATGTCGACGTACCGGCCGCTCATCGGCTCGGCGCGACTCGCCAACGGAGCGGGCGCGATCCAGAACGCCCGCGACGTCAACGGCGGCCTCGTCCGCTTCGCCGCGCGGCCCAACCCGTTCAATCCCCGCACCAAGATCGAGTTCGGTCTCGCGCGTGAGGGACGGGCCACGGTGCGCGTGTTCGACATCCGGGGCCGACTGGTCTCGACGGTCGTGGACCGGGTGCTCCCGGCCGGAAACCACAGCTTCGACTTCGACGCAGCGAAGCTCTCCAGCGGGGTCTACTTCATGAGGCTCTCGGCCGACGGCCAGAAGCAGGTTCGCCGCCTGTCGCTGCTCAAGTAGCGAACCATCGGGAATCGTCGGATCCAAGGGGATCCGCGGAGCGGGGCCGGCGCGATCGCCGGCCCCGTTTCCGTTCGGCGCCGTGGTACCCTTGGCGGATGAACGGCTCCCGCTCCCGCGGAGCGATCCGCGTTCGCCCCGGACGCCCCGTCCGGCTCCCCGCGATCGATCCCGATTCCACCGGTGGCTTCTCGGGGAAGGACGCCGCGCGCGCCTCGCTCGAAGAGGATCTCGAGCGCCTGCGCGAGCGGCAGCGGCTCCTCTACGCCGACGGGCGCCATGCCCTTCTCGTCGTGCTCCAGGCGATGGACACGGGCGGGAAGGACGGCACGATCCGCCACGTGCTGAGCGGGCTCAATCCCGTCGCCTGCGTCGTCACCTCCTTCAAGGTTCCGAGCGCCGAGGAGCTGGCCCACGATTTCCTCTGGCGCATCCACCGGGCGGTCCCGCCGAACGGGGTCATCGGAGTCTTCAACCGCTCCCACTACGAGGACGTGCTGGTCGTCCGGGTCCACGAGCTGGTGCCTCCGTCCGTCTGGAAGGGGCGCTACGAGCAGATCAATCAGTTCGAGCGGATGCTGAGCGAGAACGGCGTGCGGATCGTGAAGATCTACCTCCATATCTCCAAGGCGGAGCAGAAGCGAAGGCTGCAGCAGCGATTGGACAACCCGGAGAAGAACTGGAAGTTCTCCGAGGCCGACCTCGCGGAGCGGAAGCTCTGGGGGGACTACATGGCTGCCTACGAGGATGCGATCAACCGCTGCTCGACCGACGTCGCTCCCTGGCACGTGGTGCCGGCGAACGTGAAGTGGGCGCGCGACGCCATGGTCGCCCGCCTGCTCCGCGACACCATGGACTCGATGAGTCTTCGCCGGCCCAAGGTATCGCGCAAGATCGCGAGGCAGAAGATCCGCTGACTCGGCCGCAATTTAGAGCGGCCGTCGCTACCAGCCGCCGTGCTCCGCGGTCTTCCCCTTTTCCGCCGCTTCGATCGCCTCCTCCAGCTCGGTCGCCTCGGCGCTCTGCTTCTCCTTCAGCCAGGCCAGCTGCTCCTTCGCTTTCGCGATGTCGCCCGACATCAGATACGCCTCGCCCAGGTACTCGTGCGCCTCGTCGTAGTCGGGCTTCAGCTGGAGCGCCTTGTCGTACGCGGCGAAGGATCGCTTGAGGTCGCCCGTCTTGCGCGAGCAGAACCCGACCATGTTCCACGCTTCGAAGTAGGTGGGATCGAGCTTGGTCGCCTGGTCGTAGCGCTTCAGCGCCTTCCCGAACTTCTTGTTCGCGTCCTTCGGCTTGTTGTTCTTGAGGTCCGCCTTGCCCGCCTCCGAATCTTCCCACGCTTTCTTGTAGAGGGCTTCGGCCGAGGCCCGTGTCTGAGCCGCCAGGGCCGCCGAATCCGCAGGCGACGAGGGGGTCGAGACCTTGGCCGGTTTGGACGAGGGCGCCGAGCCGAAGGCGAGGGCGCGAGGGGCCGCGAGCGGACCAGCGATCAGAAATGCCGCCGCGATGGGCGCCAAGCTCAAAAAGGACAAAGACTTCCGAGCAATCATGAGATCCTCCGAGACCGGTGGAAAAGGGTTGGACCCCGATCCTACCAAATACCCCGGTGAGCCGGTATTCTGCCCTTGTGCCCCATGAATCGTTCGGCCCGCTCCTTCTCGCGGTCGCGGTCATCCTGGCCGCCGCGACGGCGGGAGGCTGGCTGGCCGAGCGCATCCGGCAGCCGTCCGTTCTGGGGGAGCTCGTCGCCGGCATCGTGCTCGGAAACCTGGGACTCGCGGGCTTCCACGCGCTCGAGCCGTTCCAGACGAACACGTCGCTCGCGGCCCTCGCCGAGCTGGGAGTGATCGTGCTCCTCTTCGACGTGGGGCTGGAATCCACGATCGGCGACATGATGAAGGTGGGGCGTTCCGCGCTCCTGGTCGCGGCGCTCGGCGTGATCGCGCCCTTCTTCCTGGGCTGGGGCGCGGGGGCGTGGCTCCTCCCCGGCCGTTCGACCTACGTCCACGTGTTCCTGGGCGCGGTGCTGACCGCGACCAGCGTCGGCATCACGGCGCGCGTCCTGCGGGACCTGCACCAGACGAAGAGCGAGGAGGCGAAGATCATCCTGGGAGCGGCCGTGATCGACGACGTGCTGGGGCTCGTGATCCTGGCCGTGGTGACCGGGATCATCGCCGCGGCGGCCTCGGGAGCGGGATCGGTCTCCGTGATCGGCATGAGCTGGATCGCGGCCAAGGCGCTCCTGTTCCTCGTGCTCGCCATCGTGCTCGGGTCGCTCATCGCGCGCCACGCGCTCCGCTTCTTCGCGCGGTCGCGCCTTCCCGGGACGCTCCTCACGGGAGGACTCGTGGTCTGCTTCGTCCTCTCCTACCTGGCGGCCGCCGCCGGCCTCGCGCCGATCGTCGGCGCGTTCGCGGCGGGGCTCATCCTCGAGCCCGCGTTCTTCGCCGCGTTCGAGGAGACCCGGCGCGGGCAGACGCTCCGTTCCCTCATCCACCCGATCTCCACGATCCTCGTGCCGGTGTTCTTCGTCCGGACGGGGATGCTCGTGGACCTGCGCTCCTTCGCGAACCCCGCCATCCTCGGCCTCGCGGCCGCGCTCACGGTGGCGGCCTGGGTCGGCAAGCAGGCCTGCATGCTGGGCGTGCCGCGGCGCGGATTGAACCGGCTGGCGGTCGGGATCGGAATGGTCCCCCGCGGCGAGGTCGGCCTCATCTTCGCGAACATCGGAACCGGCCTCGTGCTGGCCGGAGAGCGCATCGTCACGCCGCCGCTCTACGCGGCGGTCGTCATCATGGTCATCGTCACGACGCTCGTCACCCCGCCGGCGCTCCAGTGGAGCTTCCGGCGCGGGGGCGCGGCGCCGGCTCATTGAGGAAGGAGAACCGAAGCGTATGAGATTCCTCGTGCTCGGAGCGGGATATCAGGGATTCGCGGCGGCATTGGATCTGGCGCGCGCGCCGGACGTGGAGGAAGTCGTGATCGCGGACGTGGAGGGAGCCCGCGCGCGCAAGGCGGCGGAGCGGCTCTCGGGCTCCCGCGCGGCCGTGCGGGCCGAGGTGCTCGACGTGGCGAACGAGCCGCGCCTGACCGACAGGCTGCGCGGCTACGACGTGGTGATCTCGGCCGTCCCCTACTTCCTGAACCTCAC
Coding sequences within:
- a CDS encoding GNAT family N-acetyltransferase, which gives rise to MNAAPGQVRIRSLSELDISRIVAIDERLTGIYRPDVWERRVGYYIRRDADACPVAEVDGRVVGFMFSDVRGGEFGLEETSGWIERFGVDPDYQGRSIGRRLFDAVVENMKARGATVLRTIVDQKDEELASFLRAVGFVNAPLTALELPMKGADMAGGRRAERA
- a CDS encoding helicase HerA-like domain-containing protein; protein product: MAADFKDTIAKGYAFSGESIELGAAMKDGAVVDGATVRVPLAMMNRHGLVAGATGTGKTKTLQLMAEQLSAQGVPVFLADLKGDLSGIAAPGESSPKVLERAKAVGVTFQPAAFPAEFVGLSGKNGVPLRATVSSFGPLLLARAFQLNETQQSVLAMVFKLCDDQKLLLLDLADLKAVLQYLAGEGAGELASYGGLSKATVGVLLRKIVEMEQQGADRFFGEPEFEVQDLLRVDPSGKGIVTLLELDDIQDHPALFSTFLMWLLASLYRELPEVGDVAKPKLVFFFDEAHFLFEDASKAFLSEVEQTVRMIRSKGVGVFFVTQNPKDVPDDVLAQLGNRVQHALRAFTPDDEKALKAAANTFPRSEFYDIAKTILSLGIGEALVTVLSERGTPTPVAATRMIPPSSLMAPIPPAEREKRIQQSPLMAEYGKPVDRESARELLEARAQAPGAAPSAGSAAPAGRGRAAAPAPNMAEAVGKAINSPLGRAVGRELVRGLFGVLGVSTGTRRRRSF
- a CDS encoding OmpA family protein, producing the protein MNARMRRLLGAAAIVAAAVANAIAPGSASADDPTGWIAPGGGELWIPNELGVEPHHPMFGAIAGVALSRSLALEARGIYAKSESDSGATLKLLHLSGDFTLFLLQDRIQPYLMVGAGAMHLAGDSTSATKLALNGGLGFHIRLNDRLALRLDGREVAYKVFVPSENAEKYKHGPEAFASLSFGFGGAAKDSDRDGVRDKVDRCPGTPLGARVDASGCPVDSDQDGVPDGIDRCEGTPKGAAVDATGCTMDADQDGVPDGVDQCSNTPAGARVNATGCPVDTDNDTVPDGLDQCDGTPAGCIVNPNGCPTDADQDGVCDGLDKCPDTPENARVDATGCPITVSSKETELLETGMIRLQNVNFDTGKAKILPESFATLDEVADILGRWPDLRIEIAGHTDSRGTDARNLALSQARASAVRDYLVNKFPELKPEQFTAKGYGETQPIATNTTALGRARNRRVEFRVLNKETLRKESEKRGLAPKE
- a CDS encoding protein kinase, with translation MIGTLLGRYRVLEPLGEGGMGRVFLAEDPALGRRVAVKVLPPEFSQDKDRRERLLHEARAASALNHPNILTIHDLGEADGALYVAMERVEGCTLREWAHGRSRSPSEVLHLLRQALAALGVAHQAGLVHRDLKPENIMVRTDGLLKILDFGLARSVTPGVAARTATLPGTILGTAPYMSPEQVLGQPAGPASDLFSLGSILYELLTGRHPFAANTAVETMHRILHEAPEAPSRVNRALTADFDFVLAKALSKDPTRRHASAHDMDIDLETLECGCGTAAPLDEEGAGPRTLAVLPFKNIGGDPELSYLGVGLADAVITRLSSSPDLIVRATSSIASYHNQPVDPRRVGTELDTSAVLDASFQRFGERFRATARLVETATGRSLWAGKVDLKFDDIFEVQDQVAHGIAEAMTARLQQAPAKGAHSHAPSPQAYALLLKGQEAWRSSSEEGFRRGIALAEEAVRVDPAFADAWGFLGSYYHGLTDAGFDPDPIWFAKADHALAQALSLDPENLQALFARAALRLTRGAKRDAYAGFTAIYGRAPNNPFVPHYFSYLFRLCDMIDVALTASLRGTEIDPSTPWPYWMRIRLLAMSGRLREAREEHEATQARFPSTRGNPEFFMLLFGDQPEELVKRVESEALTPRTGSMMANVALALAKVGRNSDAASYVPRIERYAAVDMDMAADMAALSAHLGDPDAAFRHLDRAVALGNDTLSLYENPIFFAPLFEDKRWGPFLDGVRTRVSQWKQEFRWPPI
- a CDS encoding M43 family zinc metalloprotease; amino-acid sequence: MKRLLSLAALASLALLLTAPLALAAGEPDVGQGRWATAENGRMADNGEIVYRCGTDNRISHNAPDMAQINRWIQENRVMAGGVIPVNFHVIYDGSTGNVSDAQIAAQIQVLNRNYAGLDYNGNPVAGAQNTGYTFVLASVTRTNSRQWFKMTPGSRVESQAKNALAVNWTSSLNLYTAKPGQNLLGWSTFPWDLSSNGKMDGVVIHYASLPGGSLAPYNLGGTASHEVGHWVGLYHTFQGGCDGGNCSGGGDQVCDTPGEASATSGCPSGKDTCPEAGLDPIHNYMDYSTDACYNQFTPGQDVRADAMMANYRPLIGSARIANAEELPVTDFRATEAHGPRGTDAGDVVYRCATDAKGASMKAPKKSDVDLYIQQGRVAAGGVIPVYVHVITSGSSGNVTDAQIAAQIQVLNRNYAGLDYNGNPVAGAVNTGYTFVLAGTDRTSNRKWFTMTPGSRNEKQAKATLARNWTSALNLYTASPGQNLLGWSTFPWDLSANGNQDGVVVHYASLPGGSLSPYNLGGTASHEVGHWVGLYHTFQGGCDGGNCSGAGDLVCDTPGENTATSGCPSGKDTCPEAGLDPIHNYMDYSTDACYNQFTAGQDSRADFMMSTYRPLIGSARLANGAGAIQNARDVNGGLVRFAARPNPFNPRTKIEFGLAREGRATVRVFDIRGRLVSTVVDRVLPAGNHSFDFDAAKLSSGVYFMRLSADGQKQVRRLSLLK
- a CDS encoding polyphosphate kinase 2 family protein, with the translated sequence MNGSRSRGAIRVRPGRPVRLPAIDPDSTGGFSGKDAARASLEEDLERLRERQRLLYADGRHALLVVLQAMDTGGKDGTIRHVLSGLNPVACVVTSFKVPSAEELAHDFLWRIHRAVPPNGVIGVFNRSHYEDVLVVRVHELVPPSVWKGRYEQINQFERMLSENGVRIVKIYLHISKAEQKRRLQQRLDNPEKNWKFSEADLAERKLWGDYMAAYEDAINRCSTDVAPWHVVPANVKWARDAMVARLLRDTMDSMSLRRPKVSRKIARQKIR
- a CDS encoding tetratricopeptide repeat protein, which produces MAPIAAAFLIAGPLAAPRALAFGSAPSSKPAKVSTPSSPADSAALAAQTRASAEALYKKAWEDSEAGKADLKNNKPKDANKKFGKALKRYDQATKLDPTYFEAWNMVGFCSRKTGDLKRSFAAYDKALQLKPDYDEAHEYLGEAYLMSGDIAKAKEQLAWLKEKQSAEATELEEAIEAAEKGKTAEHGGW
- a CDS encoding cation:proton antiporter; the protein is MPHESFGPLLLAVAVILAAATAGGWLAERIRQPSVLGELVAGIVLGNLGLAGFHALEPFQTNTSLAALAELGVIVLLFDVGLESTIGDMMKVGRSALLVAALGVIAPFFLGWGAGAWLLPGRSTYVHVFLGAVLTATSVGITARVLRDLHQTKSEEAKIILGAAVIDDVLGLVILAVVTGIIAAAASGAGSVSVIGMSWIAAKALLFLVLAIVLGSLIARHALRFFARSRLPGTLLTGGLVVCFVLSYLAAAAGLAPIVGAFAAGLILEPAFFAAFEETRRGQTLRSLIHPISTILVPVFFVRTGMLVDLRSFANPAILGLAAALTVAAWVGKQACMLGVPRRGLNRLAVGIGMVPRGEVGLIFANIGTGLVLAGERIVTPPLYAAVVIMVIVTTLVTPPALQWSFRRGGAAPAH